DNA from Actinoplanes sp. SE50/110:
CCGGGACGGAACCGGCCGAACCGGCTCAGGAACGCGGCGTGGTCGAAGCCGTCCGGCACGTCGACGGCTCGGACGAAGCCGTGCTCGTCGAGGACGCGGCGGTACTCGGCCTCGTCGAACCGCGCGAACGAGACGGTGCCGGGGGCCAGCTGCTGGATCATCGGGTCCTCCTAGACGCTGACCGGCTCGGGGTGCCGGACCGCGGCCGGCGCCAGCACGGCGAAGAGCGCGAAGCCGGCCAGCAACAGCCCCCACCCCCAGGCGTGCAACGACACGCAGAACAGCGCGGCCACGAGCGGCCCGGCGGTCTGCGCGGCGTCCCGGCCCAGGACGAAGACTCCCTGGTAGAGGCCGCGGTGCTCGGCCGGCGCCAGGACGGTGGAGATCTCCGTCTCGGCGGCTGAGTAGCACAGCTCGCCCAGCGTGAGCAGGGCGCCCGCCCCGACCACCAGGGCGACCCGGACCGCGGTCGAGTCCACCCGGGTGGCGGCCACCATGAGCGCGCAGGCCCCGGCGACACCGGTCGCCGACCGGCGCCACGACCGCGCGGCCGGCGCGAGACCGCGGACCGGGGCGGAGAACCGGACCTGCAGGGCGATGACCAGGGTCAGGTTGAGCAGGAACAGCACCGCGGTGACCGGCCGCGGCACCAGGTGGGTGGCGGCGATCCACAGGGGAATGCCCAGGAACAGGATCGCCTGGTGCAGGCAGAGCAGCCCGTTCAACGCGGTCGCCACGGCGTACCGGTGATCGGTGAACAGATGTCGCCACGGCGCCGGCGCCCGCGGCGGTGTCACGGCCGGGCCGGCGATCGCGTCCACCCGGATCGGCAGCTGGATCGCCACCGCGATCAGGAACGTCACCGCGTCGAGCAGGAAGCCGGCCAGGTAGGCCGAGCGGGTGCCGAGGGTGAGCGCGGTC
Protein-coding regions in this window:
- a CDS encoding MFS transporter, whose product is MTVLTSWWRANLPADPAGRRFVAGSLVDNLGSGVRDVILPLFLVQIAGLPVAEVGTGLLVSGLIGLLGAPFAGRAADRAGAKTALTLGCTLNAVVSCLLISIHSLAAMCLLLAVSRVATQFSRVGRLTILAHVAGERRNTLRAQINIFNNVGVAVGMGVSATALTLGTRSAYLAGFLLDAVTFLIAVAIQLPIRVDAIAGPAVTPPRAPAPWRHLFTDHRYAVATALNGLLCLHQAILFLGIPLWIAATHLVPRPVTAVLFLLNLTLVIALQVRFSAPVRGLAPAARSWRRSATGVAGACALMVAATRVDSTAVRVALVVGAGALLTLGELCYSAAETEISTVLAPAEHRGLYQGVFVLGRDAAQTAGPLVAALFCVSLHAWGWGLLLAGFALFAVLAPAAVRHPEPVSV